Proteins encoded in a region of the Chryseobacterium piperi genome:
- a CDS encoding response regulator transcription factor produces the protein MKILIIEDEAELAKSIAEYLSGENYLCEFASTFHEALNKIEVFQYDCILLDIMLPDGNGLKILEELKKQNKQDGVIIISAKNALDDKIAGLQLGADDYLTKPFHLSELMARIYSIIRRKQFNNSNIIKQNELQIDLLAKTVAINNQPIALTKKEFDLLIYFIGNKNKVISKSTLAEHLSGDLADMLDNHDFVYAHVKNLKKKLYDAGSEHYLKTVYGTGYKWEGDS, from the coding sequence ATGAAAATATTGATTATAGAAGACGAAGCAGAACTTGCTAAAAGTATCGCCGAATATCTTTCGGGAGAAAACTATTTATGCGAATTTGCTTCAACATTTCATGAGGCACTGAATAAAATAGAGGTGTTCCAATATGATTGTATTCTACTAGATATTATGCTTCCTGATGGAAACGGGCTCAAAATACTCGAAGAATTAAAAAAACAGAATAAGCAGGATGGTGTAATTATCATTTCTGCAAAAAATGCACTGGATGATAAGATTGCCGGATTGCAATTAGGGGCAGATGATTATCTGACCAAACCTTTCCATCTTTCAGAGCTTATGGCCCGAATTTATTCTATTATCAGAAGAAAACAATTCAATAATTCCAATATTATCAAACAAAATGAATTGCAAATCGACCTATTGGCCAAAACTGTAGCAATTAACAATCAACCTATTGCCCTCACTAAAAAGGAATTTGACCTGTTGATCTATTTTATCGGAAACAAAAATAAAGTAATCTCCAAAAGTACCCTGGCAGAGCATCTTTCCGGTGATCTTGCCGATATGCTTGATAATCATGATTTTGTTTATGCCCATGTGAAAAACTTGAAAAAGAAATTGTATGATGCCGGCAGTGAACATTATTTAAAAACAGTATATGGAACAGGGTATAAATGGGAAGGAGATAGCTAA
- a CDS encoding CinA family protein: MEFQKNLLEYISHSLITTNETISIAESVTSGLMQLAFSQMPNASLFYKGGITTYTLPEKVKFLDVDKEEAENCDCVSRNIAETMALNVAKLFNTDWSIAITGYATPIRNSAYKIFSFFSFSYKGEVILSKQLELHPKTQAFNAQKYYTEFILGCFKSELNQLIILQ, from the coding sequence ATGGAGTTTCAAAAAAATTTACTAGAATATATCAGCCATTCGTTAATCACCACTAATGAAACCATTTCAATAGCAGAAAGTGTTACATCCGGTTTGATGCAGTTAGCTTTCTCACAGATGCCTAATGCTTCTTTGTTTTATAAAGGAGGTATTACCACTTATACTTTACCCGAAAAAGTAAAGTTCCTGGATGTTGATAAAGAAGAAGCCGAAAATTGTGACTGTGTTTCAAGAAATATTGCTGAAACGATGGCTTTAAATGTTGCTAAACTTTTCAATACGGATTGGTCTATTGCGATTACAGGGTATGCAACACCTATCCGAAATTCAGCCTATAAAATCTTTTCTTTCTTCTCATTTAGCTATAAGGGAGAGGTCATTCTTTCCAAACAGCTGGAATTGCATCCGAAAACACAGGCATTTAACGCACAAAAATATTACACCGAGTTTATATTGGGCTGCTTTAAAAGCGAACTTAACCAGCTTATTATTCTACAATAG
- a CDS encoding Crp/Fnr family transcriptional regulator, which produces MKTVSCMNIDEELLYSFGGETKTYTPGELIFREGDHALYYFQIIKGRVKLNNYSDEGKEFIHNILGEKQSFGDPLIFLDKYYPINSVSITASTIIRLPKNVFLEILKEYPDISLKMNSCLSQQLYYKTIMVQNMASQNPIQRLKGLMEYLKSYQEDSCQYSFQVQLTRQQIANLTGLRVETVIRVLKKMEKENMLRIENRKILF; this is translated from the coding sequence ATGAAGACAGTAAGCTGTATGAACATCGATGAAGAACTTTTATATTCATTTGGTGGAGAAACTAAAACGTATACACCCGGTGAATTGATTTTTAGAGAAGGAGACCACGCGCTTTACTATTTTCAGATTATTAAAGGGAGGGTGAAGCTCAATAATTACAGTGATGAAGGCAAGGAGTTTATCCATAATATATTAGGAGAGAAGCAGAGTTTTGGAGATCCTTTAATTTTTCTGGATAAATATTATCCAATTAATTCGGTATCTATAACGGCCAGTACAATTATAAGATTACCTAAAAATGTTTTTTTAGAAATTCTGAAAGAATACCCGGATATTTCTTTAAAAATGAATTCATGTCTTTCTCAGCAGCTTTATTATAAGACCATCATGGTTCAGAATATGGCATCCCAAAATCCTATTCAGAGGTTAAAGGGACTAATGGAATACCTGAAAAGCTATCAGGAAGATAGTTGCCAGTATTCTTTTCAGGTACAGCTTACAAGACAACAGATAGCCAATCTGACAGGACTACGTGTAGAAACAGTGATAAGGGTTTTGAAAAAAATGGAAAAAGAAAATATGCTTAGAATTGAGAACAGGAAAATACTGTTTTAG
- a CDS encoding TonB-dependent receptor domain-containing protein, whose amino-acid sequence MNRFKLLFFFLMVMLFSSAATAQVSSVTVSGMVTSAGKSALPYTNIMLKSAKDSVFVSGTITNEEGRYSLTDVKPGSYLVEASVPGYTTHTQVLFVGSLSEFLDIPPIEMGLNNNAREAKIEEVIMTANKKSEISNQLDKKTYSVADNISQSGGSVLQSIQNLPGITVQDGKVQLRGNDKVTVLIDGKQTALTGFGSQTGLDNIPSSAIDKIEIINNPSSKYDANGNAGIINIIMKKNKQNGWNGKVGLTLGLGSLWERKGNLPTIRPQYTSTPKINPSVSLNYRKDKINVFLQADNLYTETLNKNEFVTRTYDNGTVINSQLKRNRNTNFLTTKAGIDWNIDSQNTLTVSGMYGSEKITDRGDQPFFNGNLSQRLRLWQFLEDELKTTVMATAAYQHKFKEAGHLLNIGFNYTFHREDEKYFYDNFLPASSGTDAFKLLSDEQVYDFNIDYVKPLKYGRIEAGIKLRNRSIPTNMNFMPGTNSVIDANAGGWANYRELIPAVYGNYIFENKKWEAELGLRMEYVRIQYDVNPNHPTYSSDGYNYTQPFPNLRVAYKLNDRNKFSIFYNRRVDRPNEVDIRIFPKYDDAEIIKVGNPGLRPQFTNSIELGHKYNWDSGYLYSSIYHRFSNGTITRISSIVPESTLIYAIFQNAGKSYNSGLEAIWNQKVSTVYSFNINGNIYRNQINAFSVENLYPQPNVFSADQQSAVSGNVKLNNIFKFSKGINAQLTMVYLAPDIIPQGKIGSRFSMDLGAKKSIQNGKGEVFLNASDLLNTMVIKKQIQGAGFRYTSDDYYETQVIRLGYSYKF is encoded by the coding sequence ATGAATAGATTCAAGCTGTTATTTTTCTTCTTAATGGTTATGTTATTTTCTTCCGCAGCTACAGCCCAGGTATCATCGGTGACTGTTTCAGGGATGGTAACCTCTGCCGGAAAATCTGCATTACCCTATACCAATATTATGCTGAAATCGGCAAAAGACAGTGTATTTGTATCCGGAACCATCACTAATGAAGAGGGCAGATACTCTCTCACAGACGTGAAACCCGGAAGTTATCTGGTAGAAGCTTCTGTTCCGGGGTATACAACACATACACAGGTTCTTTTTGTGGGAAGTCTTTCCGAATTTCTGGATATCCCACCAATAGAAATGGGATTGAACAATAATGCCAGGGAAGCAAAAATTGAAGAGGTGATAATGACAGCTAATAAAAAGAGTGAGATAAGTAATCAGCTTGATAAAAAGACCTATTCTGTAGCTGATAATATCAGCCAGAGTGGAGGCTCCGTACTTCAAAGTATACAGAATCTTCCGGGAATTACCGTACAGGATGGTAAGGTACAACTACGCGGAAATGATAAGGTAACGGTTTTAATAGACGGAAAACAAACTGCATTAACGGGGTTTGGAAGCCAGACCGGACTAGATAACATTCCTTCTTCAGCCATTGATAAAATTGAAATCATTAACAATCCGTCTTCAAAGTATGATGCGAATGGAAATGCCGGAATTATTAATATTATCATGAAGAAAAACAAGCAAAACGGCTGGAATGGTAAAGTAGGATTAACTTTAGGATTAGGATCTCTTTGGGAAAGAAAGGGTAATTTGCCAACCATTCGTCCTCAATATACTTCAACCCCGAAAATAAATCCTTCTGTTTCTCTGAATTACAGAAAAGATAAGATTAATGTTTTCCTGCAGGCTGATAACTTATATACGGAAACACTTAATAAAAATGAATTTGTAACTCGTACTTATGATAATGGAACAGTTATCAATTCACAGCTCAAAAGAAACAGAAATACCAATTTTCTGACAACAAAAGCAGGAATAGACTGGAACATCGACAGCCAGAATACATTAACTGTTTCAGGGATGTATGGAAGTGAAAAAATTACCGATCGGGGAGACCAGCCATTTTTTAATGGCAATTTATCACAAAGACTCCGCTTATGGCAGTTTCTGGAAGATGAGCTGAAAACTACTGTAATGGCCACAGCGGCCTATCAGCATAAATTCAAGGAGGCCGGACATTTATTAAATATTGGCTTTAATTATACTTTCCACAGGGAAGATGAAAAATATTTCTATGATAATTTTCTGCCGGCATCTTCAGGGACCGATGCTTTTAAACTTCTGTCGGATGAACAGGTTTATGATTTCAATATTGATTACGTAAAACCTCTCAAATACGGACGTATTGAGGCCGGGATTAAACTGAGAAACAGAAGTATTCCTACCAATATGAACTTTATGCCCGGAACCAATTCTGTGATCGATGCGAATGCAGGGGGCTGGGCTAATTACAGGGAATTAATTCCTGCTGTATACGGAAACTATATTTTTGAAAACAAAAAATGGGAGGCGGAACTTGGGCTTAGAATGGAGTATGTAAGAATTCAGTACGATGTTAACCCTAATCATCCAACTTATTCAAGCGATGGGTACAACTACACTCAGCCGTTTCCGAATCTGAGAGTAGCCTATAAGCTTAATGATCGTAATAAGTTTTCTATATTTTATAACAGAAGAGTAGACCGTCCGAATGAAGTGGATATCAGAATTTTCCCTAAGTATGATGATGCTGAAATCATTAAAGTAGGAAACCCGGGACTCAGACCACAGTTTACCAACTCTATAGAGTTAGGCCATAAATACAATTGGGATAGCGGATACCTGTACTCTTCCATCTATCATCGTTTTTCCAATGGAACGATTACCAGAATTTCCAGTATTGTTCCTGAAAGTACTCTGATATATGCTATATTTCAAAATGCAGGAAAAAGTTATAATTCAGGGCTTGAAGCGATCTGGAATCAGAAAGTATCCACGGTATATTCTTTTAATATCAATGGAAATATTTACCGCAACCAAATCAATGCATTTAGTGTTGAAAATCTGTATCCTCAGCCTAATGTATTTTCTGCAGATCAGCAGTCTGCAGTTTCAGGAAATGTAAAACTGAACAATATTTTCAAGTTTTCTAAAGGAATTAATGCGCAGTTAACGATGGTATATTTGGCTCCGGATATTATTCCGCAAGGAAAAATAGGCTCAAGATTTTCAATGGATCTTGGTGCAAAAAAATCAATACAGAATGGTAAGGGAGAAGTTTTTCTCAATGCTTCTGATTTATTGAATACCATGGTTATAAAAAAACAGATCCAGGGTGCAGGATTTAGATATACAAGTGATGATTACTATGAAACACAGGTCATCAGATTAGGGTACAGTTATAAGTTTTAA
- a CDS encoding COG4705 family protein, producing MQTFNKVAIVTLLFWLMKITATTLGETLGDFISMTLNLGYTVGIAVTLLFFITTISIQLKVKKYIPAIYWLVIVGTTTLGTEISDFIDRTLKAGYLVGSLLLITGLSGTLFLWYRKYWNLEVYPIFERTKEVYYWVAILFSNSLGTAFGDFLSDNMGLSYLTGALVTGIIILVVILLHYFTKINHVLLFWIAFVFTRPFGATFGDFLTKPLSSGGLNLGTLNASMVSVVLLVVMVMISHKKTVILNPQNQKF from the coding sequence ATGCAAACATTTAACAAAGTTGCCATTGTCACCCTTCTTTTCTGGCTGATGAAAATTACAGCAACAACTCTTGGAGAAACCCTAGGAGACTTTATCTCTATGACCCTTAACCTTGGATATACTGTAGGAATTGCGGTTACTCTATTATTTTTCATAACCACCATATCCATTCAATTAAAGGTTAAAAAATATATTCCCGCCATTTACTGGCTGGTGATTGTAGGAACCACAACATTAGGCACGGAGATTTCCGATTTTATAGATAGAACTCTGAAAGCAGGATATCTGGTAGGAAGCCTACTGTTAATTACCGGACTTTCCGGAACCCTATTTTTGTGGTACAGGAAGTACTGGAACCTTGAAGTGTATCCCATTTTTGAGAGGACTAAAGAGGTATACTACTGGGTTGCTATTCTTTTTTCAAACAGCCTTGGAACTGCGTTTGGTGATTTCTTAAGCGATAATATGGGATTAAGTTATTTAACCGGTGCCTTAGTGACCGGCATTATTATCCTTGTCGTTATTCTTCTGCACTATTTCACGAAGATTAATCATGTCCTACTGTTCTGGATTGCTTTTGTTTTTACAAGACCTTTTGGAGCTACTTTCGGAGATTTTCTTACCAAGCCTCTTTCAAGTGGAGGTCTGAATCTGGGAACACTGAATGCATCAATGGTCTCTGTAGTGTTACTTGTTGTAATGGTTATGATTTCACATAAAAAAACAGTGATATTAAATCCCCAGAATCAAAAATTCTAA
- a CDS encoding phosphatase PAP2 family protein — MKHIFISLVLICIGFQNIKAQDSLLVTSPQDSVISSAPADINDTSHRLTYKKLIIPAALISYGIASLSIKGLQQLNSSTQYEISEHKPDPIQLDNYSQFAPAALVYGLNALGIKGKHNFRDRSIIYGTSLLISSAMVVPLKHITQEERPDGSNNLSFPSGHTAMAFASAQFMFREYKDTNFWLGISGYSFAVFTGVYRMLNNKHWFGDVVGGAGFGILSTELAYWLYPKINKILRGKKEKSQTMMMPFYQQGNVGIGLVKNF; from the coding sequence ATGAAACATATATTCATCAGTCTGGTTTTAATTTGTATAGGCTTTCAAAATATAAAAGCTCAGGACAGCTTATTGGTTACGTCTCCTCAAGATAGTGTCATAAGTTCAGCCCCTGCGGATATCAATGATACCAGTCACCGATTAACCTATAAAAAACTGATTATACCTGCTGCATTAATTTCTTATGGTATTGCAAGCCTAAGTATAAAAGGACTTCAACAACTGAACTCTTCAACCCAGTATGAAATCAGCGAACACAAACCTGATCCTATCCAATTGGATAATTATTCTCAGTTTGCTCCTGCAGCTCTTGTATATGGTTTAAATGCTTTAGGAATAAAGGGAAAACATAATTTCCGCGATCGCAGTATTATTTACGGAACTTCTTTACTGATCTCTTCTGCAATGGTTGTACCCCTTAAGCATATAACCCAAGAAGAAAGGCCGGACGGTTCCAACAATCTTTCCTTCCCTTCAGGGCATACAGCGATGGCCTTTGCTTCTGCCCAGTTTATGTTTAGAGAATACAAAGACACCAATTTTTGGTTGGGAATCTCAGGATATTCATTTGCTGTTTTTACGGGTGTATACCGGATGTTGAATAACAAACATTGGTTTGGTGATGTCGTAGGAGGAGCAGGCTTTGGAATTTTATCCACCGAACTCGCATACTGGCTATATCCTAAAATCAACAAAATTTTAAGAGGAAAAAAAGAAAAATCCCAAACAATGATGATGCCTTTTTACCAACAGGGAAACGTAGGGATAGGGCTGGTAAAAAATTTCTGA
- a CDS encoding PepSY-like domain-containing protein: MKKLIMLLTIVAGTVVMKAQKIQQKEIPASVQSALKKQFPDLKNVKWEKEKENYEAGFQSKGIIYSVLLNASGNIIETEVPVHIKDLPVPAREFILKKYPDHKIKEAAKITDSKGVETYEAEVNGMDLIFDTQGNFIKEIKD; encoded by the coding sequence ATGAAAAAATTAATCATGCTATTGACTATCGTTGCAGGTACGGTTGTCATGAAAGCACAAAAGATCCAGCAAAAAGAGATTCCTGCTTCTGTACAGTCTGCTTTAAAGAAACAGTTTCCTGATCTTAAAAATGTGAAATGGGAAAAGGAAAAAGAAAATTATGAAGCCGGATTTCAGTCGAAAGGGATAATTTATTCTGTTCTTTTAAATGCTTCAGGAAATATTATAGAAACGGAAGTTCCTGTTCATATCAAAGATCTTCCGGTTCCTGCCAGAGAATTTATTCTGAAAAAATATCCTGATCATAAAATAAAAGAAGCTGCAAAAATTACAGATTCAAAAGGAGTTGAGACTTATGAAGCTGAAGTTAATGGAATGGATTTGATTTTTGATACTCAAGGAAATTTTATAAAAGAAATTAAAGACTAA
- a CDS encoding IS110 family RNA-guided transposase, translating to MKSYFIGIDISKDTLDVCIMSDSEEKDIFFKVENTLSGIESMISRNIPENAQLWYCFENTGNYGLLLARILESQEISYYQVPALEIKLSQGIQRGKNDRVDAWRIAKYAKTYCKELKPYLLPSKELLKIKNLLTYRNHLIKVRTQFKNEIKAFYQINKIADVSFEINDIMGHIQQLDKNIALVEEKIKQEIHNQQHLNRNFEKITKVKGVGFLTAAYMIVLTNNFTSFQNPRKFNCYAGIAPFEHTSGTSVQGKTKTSKLRNKRIKTILFNGANSAVIYDEELKSYYQRKKQQGKAHNSIINAVCCKIVYRIFAVVKREEPFVNLTRYNLHMS from the coding sequence ATGAAAAGTTATTTTATAGGAATTGATATTTCCAAAGATACCTTGGATGTTTGTATCATGAGTGATTCTGAAGAGAAAGACATTTTTTTTAAAGTTGAAAATACTCTATCAGGAATTGAAAGTATGATTTCAAGAAACATCCCAGAGAATGCTCAATTGTGGTATTGCTTTGAAAATACAGGAAATTATGGGCTGCTCCTTGCCAGGATATTGGAAAGCCAAGAAATAAGCTATTATCAGGTCCCGGCTCTCGAAATAAAATTAAGTCAGGGAATACAAAGAGGAAAGAATGATCGAGTTGATGCCTGGAGGATTGCCAAGTATGCAAAAACATATTGCAAAGAACTTAAACCTTATCTCCTTCCCAGTAAAGAACTGCTTAAGATAAAAAATCTTCTTACCTACAGAAATCATTTGATAAAGGTAAGAACACAGTTCAAGAATGAGATAAAAGCTTTTTATCAGATCAATAAAATAGCTGATGTAAGTTTTGAAATTAATGATATTATGGGCCATATACAGCAACTGGATAAAAATATAGCATTAGTTGAAGAAAAAATAAAACAGGAAATCCATAATCAACAACACCTCAACCGAAACTTTGAAAAAATAACCAAAGTGAAAGGGGTTGGATTCCTCACAGCAGCTTATATGATTGTATTAACGAATAATTTTACAAGTTTTCAAAACCCAAGGAAATTCAACTGTTATGCAGGGATTGCTCCTTTTGAGCATACATCAGGAACAAGTGTTCAAGGCAAAACTAAAACAAGTAAACTTAGAAATAAAAGAATTAAAACGATTCTTTTTAATGGTGCTAATTCTGCCGTAATTTATGATGAAGAATTAAAATCTTATTACCAAAGAAAAAAACAACAGGGAAAAGCACATAATTCTATTATCAATGCTGTATGCTGTAAAATTGTATATAGAATATTTGCTGTCGTAAAAAGGGAAGAACCTTTTGTAAATTTAACAAGATATAATTTGCATATGTCTTAG
- a CDS encoding sensor histidine kinase, producing MKPLLSKTTKPFLIYVLVILITSIPVYYWVVDTIWESELDEHNITIAEKTAYGFNRLKLSEAELDKSILLWNRIQPGTDIEKIPFNHLKKDITFTAEKQKTFKDQPEVERYRCLKKVIYINQKPYLFTVETNIEESHETIAVIAAITVFFFVLIVLGLLFLNRRLSASIWGPFRNTLEKLKTFNLNSQDTIEFERSDIVEFEELNQSLKKLIEHNVSVYKTQKEFTENASHELQTPLAIIKNKLDILLQNEDLTEKQYHIAEEINRALTRSARINKNLLLLAKIENFQFAESESLLMSEILHQNIEVFQEHFDQKSISLHTQIADGITIKGNRTLAETLINNFLINIVRHTQSHGTANIELTQKHLIISNSGSAALNKDTLFKRFSRASTDNNGSGLGLAIIKEICIHQQWNLEYHFDNNYHIFSISFS from the coding sequence TTGAAGCCTCTATTAAGTAAAACCACAAAGCCCTTCCTGATCTATGTTCTTGTGATACTGATCACGAGCATCCCCGTTTATTACTGGGTAGTAGATACAATCTGGGAAAGTGAACTGGATGAACATAATATAACGATTGCAGAGAAAACAGCGTATGGATTCAATCGTCTAAAGCTCTCTGAGGCTGAACTTGATAAAAGCATTCTTCTCTGGAATAGAATTCAACCCGGAACTGATATTGAAAAAATTCCCTTTAATCATCTAAAAAAAGATATAACATTTACGGCAGAGAAACAAAAGACATTTAAGGATCAGCCTGAGGTTGAACGTTACCGCTGCCTTAAAAAAGTGATTTATATCAATCAAAAACCTTATCTTTTTACTGTAGAAACCAATATTGAAGAGTCTCATGAAACGATTGCAGTGATTGCAGCAATCACCGTTTTTTTCTTCGTGTTGATTGTTTTAGGACTTTTGTTTTTAAACCGAAGACTCTCAGCTTCTATATGGGGGCCATTCAGAAATACATTGGAAAAGCTAAAGACGTTCAATCTGAACAGTCAGGATACCATAGAATTTGAACGTTCTGATATTGTAGAATTTGAAGAATTAAATCAGTCCTTAAAGAAACTGATAGAACATAATGTTTCTGTCTACAAAACCCAGAAAGAATTCACTGAAAATGCCTCTCATGAGCTGCAAACTCCACTAGCTATTATTAAAAATAAACTGGACATCCTGCTTCAAAATGAGGATCTCACTGAAAAGCAATATCATATTGCAGAAGAGATCAATAGAGCGCTAACCCGTAGCGCCCGCATCAATAAAAACCTGTTGCTGCTCGCTAAAATTGAAAATTTTCAGTTTGCAGAGAGTGAAAGCCTATTGATGAGTGAAATACTTCATCAGAATATAGAGGTGTTTCAGGAACATTTTGACCAAAAAAGCATTTCACTTCACACCCAAATTGCTGATGGAATCACAATCAAAGGTAACAGAACATTGGCAGAAACTCTGATTAATAATTTCCTGATTAATATCGTAAGGCATACGCAATCTCATGGAACGGCAAATATTGAACTTACTCAAAAGCACCTGATTATTTCCAATTCGGGATCTGCTGCATTGAATAAAGATACTTTATTCAAGAGATTTTCCAGAGCGTCAACAGATAATAATGGAAGTGGGCTTGGATTAGCTATTATCAAGGAGATTTGTATTCATCAGCAATGGAATTTAGAATACCATTTTGATAACAATTACCATATTTTTTCTATTTCTTTTTCATAA
- a CDS encoding DMT family transporter → MTTNTISKDQSLNGWINGFIGVLLFSGSLPATKLAVMDMDPIFVTIARAGIAGILALAVLLIYKEKRPIRKQIFPLLLVSVGCVIGFPLLSALALQYLTSAHSIVFLGMLPMATAIFGVLRGGECPHPVFWLFSIIGSLLVIGFAVSQGISASPVGDLLMLAAIILCGLGYAEGAQLSKTLGGWQVISWALVLSLPLMIPLFFIYFPDHIENVSFRGWFGLGYISLFSMFIGFIFWYKGLAQGGISTVGQLQLLQPFFGLALAAYLLHEPVSMGMLGVTVGVILCVAGTKKFAK, encoded by the coding sequence ATGACAACAAATACAATCTCAAAAGATCAATCACTTAATGGCTGGATCAATGGCTTTATAGGAGTACTTCTATTTAGTGGTTCTTTACCTGCTACCAAACTGGCTGTTATGGATATGGATCCTATTTTCGTTACAATTGCGAGAGCAGGGATCGCAGGTATTCTCGCTTTGGCGGTTTTATTAATTTACAAAGAAAAACGTCCGATAAGAAAACAGATCTTCCCATTATTATTGGTATCTGTAGGCTGTGTTATCGGTTTTCCTTTACTTTCGGCATTGGCATTACAGTATTTAACTTCTGCTCATTCTATTGTTTTTTTGGGAATGCTTCCTATGGCAACCGCTATATTCGGAGTATTAAGAGGGGGTGAATGTCCACATCCTGTATTTTGGTTATTCTCTATTATAGGTAGTCTTCTTGTAATAGGCTTTGCGGTCTCACAAGGAATTTCAGCTTCGCCTGTAGGCGACTTGTTAATGTTGGCTGCTATTATTTTATGCGGTTTAGGATATGCTGAAGGTGCTCAGCTCTCAAAAACTTTGGGTGGATGGCAGGTTATTTCATGGGCTTTGGTCTTATCTTTACCTTTAATGATTCCTTTATTTTTTATTTACTTTCCAGATCATATTGAAAATGTGAGTTTCAGAGGATGGTTTGGATTGGGATATATTTCTTTATTCAGCATGTTTATAGGCTTCATTTTTTGGTACAAAGGACTCGCGCAGGGTGGTATTTCGACGGTAGGACAGTTACAGCTTTTACAACCGTTCTTTGGATTGGCACTGGCTGCCTATCTGCTTCACGAACCGGTAAGTATGGGAATGCTTGGGGTAACGGTAGGAGTTATTCTTTGTGTCGCCGGCACTAAAAAATTTGCAAAGTAA